In Monodelphis domestica isolate mMonDom1 chromosome 4, mMonDom1.pri, whole genome shotgun sequence, one DNA window encodes the following:
- the LOC100030172 gene encoding olfactory receptor 149-like: MKNYTVVTEFILLGIPHTEGLEIQLFIVFLSFYFSTLLGNLTILLAIISSPRLHTPMYFFLCKLSILDIFFPSVSSPKMLSYLSGKSHGISYGGCVCQLFFYHFLGCTECLLCTVMAYDRFIAICFPLRYTVIMSHKVCTILAMGSSFFGCIQATFLTALTFQLPYCGPNQVEYYFCDIPVMLKLACADTSALEMVGFISVGLMPLSCFLLILTSYSRIVCSILKIRTAEGRYRAFSTCSAHLTAILLLYIPVVLIYLQPTPNPWLNATVQILNNLVTPMLNPLIFSLRNKEVKSSLKKVLQQVGFLLEK, translated from the coding sequence ATGAAGAATTATACTGTGGTGACTGAGTTTATTCTCCTAGGAATCCCCCACACTGAGGGATTAGAGATTCaactttttattgtatttttatctttctatttctctactCTGCTGGGGAACTTGACTATTTTATTGGCTATTATCTCTTCACCTCGTCTCCATACTCCAATGTACTTTTTTCTGTGTAAGCTAtctattttggacatattttTCCCTTCAGTGAGCTCACCCAAAATGTTGTCCTACCTCTCTGGGAAGAGCCATGGCATCTCCTATGGAGGCTGTGTCTGCCAACtctttttctatcatttccttGGCTGCACTGAATGTTTGCTGTGCACTGTGATGGCCTATGACCGTTTTATTGCCATTTGTTTTCCTCTGCGGTACACAGTCATCATGAGCCATAAGGTATGTACCATATTGGCCATGGGAAGCTCATTTTTTGGCTGTATTCAGGCCACTTTCCTAACAGCCCTCACTTTCCAGTTACCCTACTGTGGACCCAATCAGGTGGAATATTATTTTTGCGACATCCCGGTGATGCTGAAATTAGCCTGTGCAGATACCTCAGCCTTGGAGATGGTGGGTTTCATCAGTGTGGGCcttatgccacttagctgcttcctTCTTATCCTTACTTCTTATAGTCGCATTGTTTGCTCCATCTTGAAGATCCGCACGGCAGAGGGCCGGTACAGAGCCTTTTCCACTTGCAGTGCTCACCTCACAGCTATCCTTTTGCTATATATACCTGTAGTCCTCATTTATTTACAACCTACCCCCAATCCTTGGCTGAATGCCACTGTTCAGATCCTGAATAATTTGGTCACTCCCATGCTGAATCCCTTGATTTTCAGCCTGAGGAATAAGGAAGTGAAATCATCCTTAAAGAAGGTGCTACAGCAAGTTGGGTTCCTTCTTGAgaagtga